A genomic stretch from Candidatus Nitrososphaera gargensis Ga9.2 includes:
- a CDS encoding V-type ATP synthase subunit D: protein MSFGRRVTATKIELIKIRRSMQVAKMVHKILDDKREVLLKKIDEMIDEANKAREDIWTPLGEIYSSVYQAYMSLGTSTLESISDSTPSVMEVDVNVRRIVDVKIPTLQVKTKEGGQALSYGFVETNASVDKAAKLIKNMLPGICKAAEYENAIFSLAKELERTQKLINALEYVIIPQYQDAMAFIKATLEEREREEFVRLKKVKVVLDKKKVAEAEATGSAT, encoded by the coding sequence ATGTCGTTTGGAAGAAGGGTCACAGCAACAAAGATCGAGCTTATCAAGATAAGGCGCTCGATGCAGGTTGCCAAGATGGTGCACAAGATCCTCGACGACAAGCGCGAAGTGTTGCTCAAAAAGATAGACGAAATGATCGACGAGGCAAACAAGGCCAGAGAAGACATCTGGACGCCGCTTGGGGAGATCTATTCCTCCGTGTACCAGGCGTACATGAGCCTTGGCACCTCCACCCTTGAATCGATATCCGACTCGACGCCTTCTGTCATGGAAGTCGATGTGAACGTAAGGCGCATCGTCGACGTCAAGATACCGACGCTCCAAGTCAAAACAAAAGAAGGCGGCCAAGCGCTTTCCTATGGCTTTGTCGAGACCAACGCGTCCGTAGACAAGGCGGCCAAACTAATCAAGAACATGCTGCCAGGCATCTGCAAGGCGGCGGAATATGAAAACGCGATATTCAGCCTTGCAAAAGAGCTTGAGCGCACGCAAAAGCTGATCAACGCGCTGGAATACGTCATTATCCCGCAGTACCAGGACGCCATGGCATTCATCAAGGCCACGCTTGAAGAGCGCGAGCGCGAAGAATTCGTCAGGCTCAAGAAGGTTAAAGTAGTGCTTGATAAGAAGAAGGTGGCAGAAGCGGAGGCTACAGGATCAGCTACATGA
- a CDS encoding V-type ATP synthase subunit A has translation MVAVAKGRIVWVSGPAVKADGMSAAKMYETVEVGESKLIGEVIRLTGDVAFIQVYESTSGLKPGEPVVGTGQPLSVLLGPGIIGRIYDGIQRPLDEIAAKSGAFIGRGVVTTPVDMKKKYKFKPVAKKGDQVGPGSILGTVEETPLLTHSILVPPNSPSGKLVDIAGEGDYDIEHVIATTEKGGEKVSLKMYHKWPVRKPRPYAERYDPTVPLVTGQRVIDTYFPIAKGGTGAIPGGFGTGKTVTLHQIAKWADSKVVVYIGCGERGNEMTEVLVEFPHLIDPRSGRPLMERTVLVANTSNMPVAAREASIYTGVTMAEYYRDMGYDVVLVADSTSRWAEALREMSGRLEEMPAEEGYPSYLASRLAEFYERAGRVKALGSPNRAGSVTLVGAVSPSGADFTEPVTTHTIRFIKTFWALDTRLAYSRHYPSINWMQSYSGYLEDVSKWWKENVTGEWYDLRAESYHVLQREDTLKEIVRLLGPEALPDEEKLVLEVARMVKIGILQQNSFDKVDTYCSPQKQVKLVKLMVKFYREAQKALKAGTPLADIRAMPIIPALLKAKFEIPEEQLSKLDDLDKQIDDQFRKAVGGAAAVAAEEAKVVA, from the coding sequence ATGGTAGCAGTAGCAAAAGGGAGAATCGTCTGGGTTAGTGGCCCGGCAGTCAAGGCAGACGGCATGTCTGCAGCAAAGATGTATGAAACGGTTGAGGTGGGCGAATCAAAGCTCATCGGCGAAGTCATCAGGCTGACTGGCGACGTTGCATTTATTCAGGTATACGAGTCGACGTCTGGGTTAAAGCCAGGCGAACCTGTGGTTGGCACCGGCCAGCCGTTATCGGTCCTTCTGGGTCCCGGAATCATTGGCAGGATCTACGACGGGATCCAGCGCCCGCTGGATGAGATCGCTGCAAAGTCCGGCGCCTTCATTGGAAGGGGCGTGGTCACGACCCCGGTGGACATGAAAAAGAAGTACAAGTTCAAGCCGGTCGCTAAAAAGGGCGACCAAGTTGGCCCCGGATCGATCCTTGGCACGGTGGAAGAGACCCCGCTGCTGACGCACAGCATCCTTGTCCCGCCAAACTCTCCAAGCGGCAAGCTGGTAGACATTGCAGGCGAGGGCGACTATGACATCGAGCATGTGATTGCCACTACAGAAAAGGGCGGCGAAAAAGTGTCATTAAAGATGTATCACAAGTGGCCCGTGCGCAAGCCGAGGCCCTACGCTGAGCGCTACGACCCGACAGTCCCACTTGTAACCGGCCAGCGCGTGATCGACACCTACTTCCCGATTGCAAAGGGAGGAACAGGAGCGATCCCCGGAGGCTTTGGCACAGGCAAGACGGTCACGCTGCACCAGATTGCCAAGTGGGCAGACAGCAAAGTGGTAGTATACATTGGCTGCGGCGAACGCGGCAACGAGATGACCGAGGTGCTTGTCGAGTTCCCACACCTTATCGACCCGCGCTCTGGCAGGCCGCTGATGGAAAGAACTGTGCTTGTGGCTAACACGAGCAACATGCCAGTAGCTGCAAGAGAAGCGTCCATCTACACAGGCGTCACCATGGCAGAATACTACCGCGACATGGGCTATGACGTAGTGCTCGTAGCCGACTCGACCAGCAGGTGGGCAGAGGCGCTGCGCGAAATGTCTGGCCGTCTTGAAGAGATGCCGGCAGAAGAGGGCTACCCGTCATACCTTGCGTCAAGGCTTGCGGAGTTTTACGAGCGCGCAGGCAGGGTAAAGGCACTTGGCTCGCCAAACAGGGCCGGTTCTGTCACGCTGGTAGGCGCAGTGTCGCCGTCAGGCGCTGACTTTACCGAGCCAGTCACAACACACACTATCAGGTTCATCAAGACCTTCTGGGCGCTTGACACCAGGCTTGCATATTCAAGACACTACCCGTCCATCAACTGGATGCAGTCATATTCTGGATACCTCGAAGACGTGAGCAAGTGGTGGAAGGAGAACGTCACTGGCGAATGGTACGACCTGAGGGCTGAATCGTATCACGTTTTGCAAAGAGAGGATACGCTGAAAGAGATCGTCAGGCTGCTCGGCCCTGAGGCGCTGCCAGACGAGGAAAAGCTGGTGCTCGAAGTGGCAAGGATGGTCAAGATAGGCATTCTGCAGCAGAACTCTTTTGACAAGGTGGACACATACTGCAGCCCGCAAAAGCAGGTCAAGCTTGTAAAGTTGATGGTCAAGTTCTATAGGGAAGCGCAAAAGGCGCTCAAGGCAGGCACCCCGCTTGCAGACATTAGGGCGATGCCGATAATCCCGGCTCTCCTGAAGGCCAAGTTCGAGATACCAGAAGAGCAGTTGAGCAAGCTGGACGACTTGGACAAGCAGATAGACGACCAGTTCAGAAAGGCTGTAGGTGGCGCGGCAGCAGTGGCAGCAGAGGAGGCGAAGGTAGTTGCCTGA
- a CDS encoding V-type ATP synthase subunit B: MPETAAGVEYTKVAEIKGPLMVIDGITKASFDELVEIETADGERRLGKVLEVGFGKAIVQVFEGTTGLTITGTKAKFLGKTMEMPVSQELLGRVFDGLGRPNDGLPDPIADKFLDVNGEPMNPERREYPTSFIQTGVSVIDGMLTLVRGQKLPIFSGSGMPHNILAAQIARQATVVGTKEDFAVVFAAIGVQYSEAQYFKRSLEESGALRRSVLFLNLADDPAIERIITPRVALTVAEYLAFDLGMHVLAILTDMTNYAEALREISAAREEVPGRKGYPGYLYTDLANNYERAGRIKGKNGSVTQVPILSMPADDITHPIPDLTGYITEGQIVLGRDLFRKGIYPPVNVLMSLSRLMKDGVGEGKTRSDHMEVGNQLYDAYSRAQEVRALAEIVGRAGLTGVDLKYLDAGDMFEQHFLKQAPDENRALDETLGRAWDVLSSLPEGELTKIKEKHVKQYYKGSNK, encoded by the coding sequence TTGCCTGAAACAGCGGCTGGAGTAGAATACACAAAGGTCGCCGAGATCAAGGGCCCGCTGATGGTAATCGACGGCATCACAAAGGCATCGTTTGACGAGCTGGTCGAGATCGAGACAGCAGACGGCGAGCGCAGGCTCGGCAAGGTCCTCGAAGTAGGCTTTGGCAAGGCCATTGTGCAGGTGTTTGAAGGCACCACCGGCCTTACAATCACTGGAACAAAGGCCAAGTTCTTGGGCAAGACGATGGAGATGCCAGTTTCGCAGGAGCTCTTGGGCAGAGTGTTTGATGGGCTTGGAAGGCCAAACGACGGCCTGCCAGACCCGATCGCTGACAAGTTCCTCGATGTCAACGGCGAGCCCATGAACCCGGAAAGGCGCGAATACCCGACATCGTTCATCCAGACAGGCGTATCAGTAATCGACGGCATGCTGACCCTTGTAAGGGGACAAAAGCTGCCGATCTTTTCCGGCTCTGGCATGCCACACAACATCTTGGCGGCGCAGATAGCCAGACAGGCGACGGTAGTCGGGACAAAGGAAGACTTTGCGGTGGTGTTTGCAGCAATTGGCGTGCAGTACTCTGAAGCACAGTATTTCAAGCGCAGCCTTGAAGAGTCTGGTGCGCTGAGGCGCTCGGTGCTGTTCCTCAACCTTGCAGACGATCCGGCGATCGAGAGGATCATCACACCCAGAGTGGCTCTGACAGTAGCAGAATACTTGGCGTTTGACCTTGGAATGCATGTGCTTGCTATACTGACCGATATGACTAACTATGCCGAAGCGCTCCGTGAAATCAGCGCGGCGAGGGAAGAAGTGCCGGGCAGAAAGGGCTATCCGGGTTACCTCTACACCGACCTTGCAAACAACTACGAGCGCGCAGGCAGGATAAAGGGCAAGAACGGCAGCGTGACCCAGGTGCCAATTCTTTCGATGCCGGCAGACGACATCACTCATCCAATTCCAGACCTGACAGGCTACATCACCGAAGGCCAGATCGTGCTTGGGCGCGACCTGTTCAGAAAGGGCATCTACCCGCCGGTCAATGTGCTCATGTCGCTGTCAAGGCTCATGAAGGACGGAGTGGGCGAAGGTAAGACCAGATCAGACCACATGGAAGTCGGCAACCAGCTCTACGACGCTTATTCAAGGGCACAGGAAGTCAGGGCGCTTGCAGAAATCGTCGGCAGGGCAGGGCTTACAGGCGTCGACCTGAAATACCTTGACGCTGGCGACATGTTCGAGCAGCACTTCCTAAAGCAGGCGCCAGATGAGAACAGGGCGCTTGATGAGACGCTCGGCAGGGCGTGGGACGTGCTGTCAAGCCTTCCAGAAGGCGAGCTGACCAAGATCAAGGAAAAGCACGTGAAGCAATACTACAAGGGCAGCAACAAGTAG
- the cbiT gene encoding precorrin-6Y C5,15-methyltransferase (decarboxylating) subunit CbiT → MWDYRTPGIPDELFERTEEVPITKEDIRAIALSKLRLREGHSAIDIGCGSGSITVELCLQTKGGSVYAIDFDQKAVELTKKNLRKFGANAEVILGKAQDVLPKLPQVDAVMVGGTWGDTRQVIELAASKLKKGGRIVIDTILVETMYQALAAVNELKLAEVDITQITISKARKVTTGTMMLARNPVMMISATRA, encoded by the coding sequence CTGTGGGACTATCGCACGCCGGGCATCCCTGACGAACTTTTCGAGCGAACAGAAGAGGTGCCCATAACAAAGGAAGACATCCGCGCGATAGCCCTAAGCAAGCTGCGGCTCAGGGAAGGCCATTCTGCGATAGATATCGGCTGCGGCAGCGGAAGCATCACCGTAGAGCTGTGCCTCCAGACAAAGGGCGGCAGCGTATACGCCATCGACTTTGACCAAAAGGCAGTCGAGTTGACCAAGAAGAACCTGAGAAAGTTCGGGGCAAATGCAGAGGTCATCCTTGGCAAGGCCCAAGACGTCCTGCCAAAGCTGCCGCAGGTTGATGCGGTGATGGTCGGCGGCACATGGGGCGACACCAGGCAGGTGATCGAGCTTGCAGCCAGCAAGCTGAAAAAGGGCGGCAGGATCGTGATCGACACGATACTCGTAGAAACGATGTACCAGGCGCTTGCTGCGGTAAATGAGCTAAAGCTGGCCGAGGTCGACATTACCCAGATAACAATTTCAAAGGCCCGCAAGGTGACGACTGGGACCATGATGCTTGCGAGGAACCCTGTGATGATGATATCGGCGACTAGAGCCTAG
- a CDS encoding DNA-methyltransferase, with protein MATIDSSRSSYVKKMQRINARLLHVFVDPLQNQEDAPYGVVQKNGCSATFYLKDCISGLKENVGEKSVDVVVTSPPYNIGIGYGSYNDALPREKYLAWMEEVGVAVKQALADDGSFFLNIGNKPKDQWIAWDVASVLRKHFVLQNVIHWIKSIAISKADVGNYPNIAGDIAVGHFKPIVSDRFLNDCHEYIFHFTKAGDAHLDKLAVGIPYQDKTNIGRWKTAKEDRRDRGNTWFIPYETIQSKSERPHPATFPVKLPEMCIKVHGGAKMVVDPFTGIGSTAVAAVRLGIPFVGFEIDREYLDVAISRL; from the coding sequence ATGGCAACAATAGATTCTTCACGTTCTTCCTACGTGAAGAAAATGCAAAGGATAAATGCTAGGCTGCTGCATGTTTTTGTTGATCCATTGCAGAATCAAGAGGACGCGCCTTACGGGGTTGTGCAAAAGAATGGCTGCTCGGCCACCTTTTACCTGAAGGACTGTATCAGTGGCCTGAAGGAAAACGTCGGCGAAAAATCTGTTGACGTGGTTGTCACGTCGCCTCCTTACAACATCGGGATCGGCTATGGCTCTTACAACGACGCGCTGCCGCGCGAAAAGTATCTGGCGTGGATGGAGGAGGTGGGCGTCGCGGTCAAGCAGGCACTTGCAGACGACGGCTCGTTCTTTCTAAACATAGGCAACAAGCCAAAGGACCAGTGGATAGCGTGGGACGTCGCCTCTGTCCTGAGGAAGCACTTTGTACTGCAGAACGTCATCCACTGGATAAAGTCGATAGCGATAAGCAAGGCCGACGTCGGCAATTACCCAAACATCGCCGGCGACATCGCGGTAGGCCACTTCAAGCCCATAGTAAGCGACAGGTTCCTAAACGACTGCCACGAATACATCTTCCACTTTACAAAGGCCGGCGACGCCCATCTTGACAAGCTAGCAGTCGGGATACCATACCAGGACAAGACAAACATCGGGCGGTGGAAGACTGCCAAGGAGGACAGGCGCGACAGGGGCAACACGTGGTTCATCCCCTATGAAACGATACAGAGCAAGAGCGAGCGGCCGCACCCGGCCACATTCCCAGTCAAGCTGCCAGAGATGTGCATAAAGGTGCACGGCGGCGCCAAGATGGTAGTCGACCCGTTCACCGGCATCGGATCGACCGCGGTTGCGGCAGTGCGCCTTGGAATCCCGTTTGTTGGCTTTGAGATCGACAGAGAATATCTTGATGTTGCAATATCTAGGCTCTAG
- a CDS encoding CBS domain-containing protein, translated as MVKKPVREHADANMTTRVLVRDIMNSPVVSASPDDTIRDIAKKMKEEKIGSIVIIEKDKPVGIVTDWDIVSNGLVKDARPSQIKAKDVMQKIHTIESEESITEAARQLRKHNIKRLGVVYKNRLVGIISSSDVIAVTPDLVDVVSEKAAIIRGELGITRHAGNVSGYCDECGEWSDLLQYDEGTFICEVCRGESSGGAEGA; from the coding sequence GTGGTAAAAAAGCCAGTTAGAGAACATGCCGACGCAAACATGACCACCCGCGTGCTTGTCAGGGACATCATGAACAGCCCCGTGGTTTCCGCTTCGCCAGATGACACGATCCGCGACATTGCAAAAAAGATGAAGGAGGAAAAGATCGGAAGCATCGTAATTATTGAAAAGGACAAGCCTGTCGGCATCGTGACTGACTGGGACATTGTTTCAAATGGACTTGTCAAGGATGCTAGGCCAAGCCAGATAAAGGCAAAGGATGTGATGCAAAAGATCCACACCATAGAGAGCGAGGAGAGCATCACCGAGGCCGCGCGCCAGCTGAGGAAGCATAACATCAAACGCCTCGGCGTAGTCTACAAGAATAGGCTTGTTGGCATCATTTCTTCTTCAGACGTAATAGCAGTGACGCCCGACCTTGTCGACGTAGTCTCCGAGAAAGCAGCAATAATCAGGGGCGAGCTTGGCATCACCCGGCATGCTGGCAACGTATCAGGATACTGCGATGAGTGCGGCGAGTGGTCGGACCTCTTGCAGTACGACGAGGGCACGTTCATCTGCGAAGTGTGCAGAGGCGAATCGTCCGGTGGCGCTGAAGGCGCCTAG
- a CDS encoding V-type ATP synthase subunit E — protein sequence MSSNSALERTISKVLSQKEAELVSKIDSAYQESLNNLEASRGKLEAERTRIIGSAKKQAENLKRQIIGSARLAARNQELVTIENAVNNAFEEARKKLAASGGKDSYRALMSNIIEESVSSVGSGGVVIECNKNDAELVRKIVADLQQKNSKVQARVSEQHIDVLGGIRVKSADGTMTFDNTLDSRIERLKPLIRKNIAQMLRGGEEA from the coding sequence ATGAGCTCAAATTCTGCTTTAGAGCGCACGATCAGCAAGGTTTTATCGCAGAAAGAAGCGGAACTGGTTTCAAAAATAGACTCTGCTTACCAAGAATCGCTAAACAACCTTGAAGCTTCCCGTGGCAAGCTGGAGGCTGAGCGCACTAGGATAATTGGGTCGGCAAAAAAACAAGCCGAGAACCTGAAGCGCCAGATAATTGGGTCGGCAAGGCTTGCCGCCCGCAACCAAGAACTCGTCACAATTGAAAACGCCGTCAACAACGCGTTTGAAGAGGCAAGGAAAAAGCTTGCGGCCTCTGGCGGCAAGGACAGCTACAGGGCCCTCATGAGCAACATAATTGAAGAGAGCGTCTCGTCAGTAGGCTCTGGTGGGGTAGTAATTGAATGCAACAAAAACGACGCCGAGCTGGTCAGAAAGATAGTGGCCGACCTGCAGCAAAAGAACTCGAAGGTGCAGGCGAGGGTGTCCGAACAGCACATCGACGTGCTGGGAGGCATCAGGGTCAAGTCCGCCGACGGCACCATGACATTTGACAACACTCTTGATTCTCGAATTGAAAGACTCAAACCTTTAATAAGGAAAAACATAGCCCAGATGCTGAGAGGAGGAGAAGAGGCGTAA
- the rqcH gene encoding ribosome rescue protein RqcH: MELSGIELRYLVNEIGSRVTSGYYVSGVNAITKSSLLLKLHHPTQEDIMLVLSTRGVWITKLKFKPVEENSLEGAAQRELERAKLESIEQAGSERIVSMKFRHPDGKVRVAVCEFFGEGNLVICDEGMQIIAILNPIQVRHRTLNVGLRYAYPPARGVDVFEVTLDQMLSLRNEAKSLDVLRWIGRSISMPKKFVEEVAKRAGIEPYKQAARLSDEEVEKIYSIIKNLVNDVSAGRNHQPIIIMQEGDNKPVEALPIMTEEAAGKISTKKAAASYMEAVDEVLSAEILDIGRSSKTVELDRQIAILEHDLDEQNKAKEAVMQKSAAIRKLANELMALSYQNPDDGKVHDVLAANSASIVKEKGVKYIEVAGEQVEMQANLAKASSMLFARAKEMERGSASIEGARAKLLAQIEKLRSQTAAIHKKVVVKEQTAKEWYERYRWFITTDGLLAIGGRDASSNSALIRKHLTEDDIVFHAEVHGSPFFIVKNAAAPAKEGRIDPSLLQVAKATVSFSRAWKDGLSSADAYWVMPEQVKKGAPTGQFLPKGSFVIEGKRNYLKGVEIRLAIGIVQLNGRETLVCGPEEAIKSRAIFYAVLLQGGMDPMTAAKKAKSEFVKIAAAGDNSEEAAETIKRISLDDFVRALPTGQSRISFTARGQAGFI, from the coding sequence ATGGAGCTGTCCGGCATCGAGCTGCGGTACCTTGTCAACGAGATCGGGAGCAGGGTCACCTCAGGGTATTATGTAAGCGGCGTCAATGCCATAACAAAGAGCTCCCTGCTTCTCAAGCTCCACCACCCGACGCAGGAGGACATCATGCTCGTCCTGTCCACAAGGGGCGTGTGGATCACGAAACTGAAATTCAAGCCGGTAGAGGAGAACAGCCTCGAGGGCGCCGCGCAGAGAGAGCTAGAGCGCGCAAAATTAGAGTCGATAGAGCAGGCCGGAAGCGAGCGCATTGTCTCGATGAAATTCAGGCACCCTGACGGAAAGGTGAGGGTCGCCGTCTGTGAGTTCTTTGGCGAGGGCAACCTAGTGATATGCGACGAGGGCATGCAGATAATCGCGATCCTAAACCCGATCCAAGTTAGGCACAGGACCCTCAACGTCGGGCTGCGATACGCCTACCCGCCGGCTAGAGGAGTCGATGTTTTTGAAGTCACGCTTGACCAGATGCTTTCATTGAGAAATGAGGCAAAGAGCCTCGACGTGCTTCGGTGGATCGGGCGCAGCATCTCTATGCCAAAGAAATTCGTCGAGGAGGTCGCCAAGCGTGCAGGCATTGAACCATACAAGCAAGCAGCGCGCCTGTCTGACGAAGAAGTCGAGAAAATCTATTCCATAATCAAGAATCTGGTAAATGACGTCAGCGCGGGCAGGAACCACCAGCCCATCATAATCATGCAGGAGGGCGATAACAAGCCAGTAGAAGCGCTGCCGATAATGACAGAAGAGGCTGCTGGAAAAATCAGCACGAAAAAGGCTGCCGCGTCGTACATGGAGGCGGTCGACGAAGTGCTAAGTGCTGAGATTCTGGACATCGGGCGCAGCAGCAAGACGGTCGAGCTTGACAGGCAAATAGCGATCCTTGAGCACGACCTTGACGAGCAGAACAAGGCCAAGGAAGCGGTGATGCAAAAGTCGGCCGCGATACGCAAGCTTGCCAATGAGCTCATGGCGCTTTCCTACCAGAACCCTGACGACGGCAAGGTCCACGACGTGCTGGCGGCCAACTCGGCATCGATAGTGAAGGAAAAGGGAGTCAAGTACATCGAAGTGGCAGGCGAGCAGGTAGAGATGCAGGCGAATCTTGCTAAGGCAAGCTCAATGCTTTTTGCAAGGGCAAAAGAGATGGAGCGGGGCAGCGCGTCGATAGAAGGGGCTCGGGCAAAATTGCTCGCCCAGATCGAAAAGCTGCGCAGCCAGACTGCTGCCATTCACAAAAAAGTCGTTGTAAAAGAGCAGACTGCCAAAGAATGGTACGAGCGCTACAGATGGTTTATCACCACTGACGGGCTCTTGGCGATTGGCGGGCGCGACGCTTCGTCGAACTCGGCGCTGATACGCAAGCACCTGACAGAGGACGACATTGTGTTCCACGCCGAAGTGCACGGCTCGCCTTTTTTCATCGTCAAAAATGCGGCAGCGCCGGCGAAGGAGGGCAGAATCGATCCGTCATTGCTGCAGGTGGCAAAGGCTACTGTCTCGTTCAGCAGGGCGTGGAAGGACGGGCTCTCTAGCGCCGATGCGTACTGGGTAATGCCAGAGCAGGTGAAAAAGGGGGCACCGACAGGTCAGTTCCTGCCAAAGGGTTCGTTTGTAATAGAGGGCAAGCGGAACTACCTCAAGGGGGTAGAGATAAGGCTTGCAATCGGCATTGTGCAGCTCAACGGCAGAGAGACGCTTGTCTGCGGGCCGGAAGAGGCGATAAAAAGCAGGGCGATCTTTTACGCCGTGCTCCTGCAGGGCGGCATGGACCCAATGACTGCGGCAAAAAAAGCAAAATCAGAATTTGTAAAAATAGCAGCAGCCGGCGACAACAGTGAAGAAGCAGCAGAAACAATAAAGCGCATCAGCCTTGACGACTTTGTAAGGGCGCTTCCGACTGGCCAGTCAAGGATATCGTTTACAGCACGTGGTCAGGCAGGCTTTATTTAA
- a CDS encoding Mut7-C RNAse domain-containing protein, translated as MALKAPSFLADAMLGSVARKLRIFGFDTLYIAHAHDDEILKMGIEQGRVILTADKELFKRVVKAGARGVLVSGASDLEDLVHILSKNGITSVDLDGIGSRCSVCNGLLEEKKPEQVKNGLPDKVAKMHREFYQCTVCNKVYWEGGHLRRIRALAKSVDSKLLLLGRTSATT; from the coding sequence GTGGCGCTGAAGGCGCCTAGCTTTCTTGCAGACGCGATGCTTGGAAGCGTCGCCCGCAAGCTTCGCATTTTCGGCTTTGACACGCTCTATATTGCGCACGCGCACGACGACGAAATCCTGAAGATGGGCATCGAGCAGGGCAGAGTAATCCTGACTGCAGACAAGGAGCTGTTCAAGCGGGTGGTCAAGGCAGGAGCGCGGGGCGTGCTTGTCAGCGGCGCAAGCGATCTAGAAGATCTGGTGCACATCCTTTCAAAGAATGGCATTACTTCGGTGGATCTGGACGGCATAGGCTCCCGGTGCTCGGTGTGCAACGGGCTGCTGGAGGAGAAAAAGCCAGAGCAGGTGAAAAATGGCCTGCCAGATAAGGTGGCCAAGATGCACAGGGAGTTTTACCAGTGCACTGTCTGTAATAAGGTCTACTGGGAGGGCGGGCACCTGAGGCGCATAAGGGCACTTGCAAAAAGCGTGGACAGCAAGCTACTACTACTTGGCAGGACCAGTGCAACAACTTAG
- a CDS encoding ATP synthase subunit C translates to MTTEAAFAQEGGEGAAATPDSFKFIAAGMAFGLAALGAGFGLGFVGAAGLAAISENPKMQSSVFIIVGMVESIAIYGIVMMFIILGQ, encoded by the coding sequence ATGACAACAGAAGCCGCGTTTGCGCAGGAAGGCGGCGAAGGCGCGGCGGCTACACCTGATTCATTCAAGTTTATTGCAGCAGGCATGGCGTTCGGTCTGGCAGCGCTTGGAGCAGGCTTTGGCCTTGGCTTTGTGGGTGCTGCAGGTCTGGCAGCAATCAGCGAAAACCCCAAGATGCAGTCAAGCGTCTTTATTATCGTAGGTATGGTCGAGTCAATCGCCATCTATGGCATAGTCATGATGTTCATCATCTTGGGCCAGTAA